A single Sutterella megalosphaeroides DNA region contains:
- a CDS encoding protein-disulfide reductase DsbD family protein, translating into MSISTSTKRLVAAALCCAASSALWAANDSGWLSAIDLGKAPQQQSAAPQVSAKLIAENKALTPQALNRLAVVLEHRDGWHTYWRMPGDAGLPSQFQFTTPSGFKASAPQFPLPERIVTGSLMSFGYGAEALFPFTLDIPRQNRFGNKVTVSVKIEFLACKDLCVPGEATAQITLPLAVAAQPSDDAPRVAQALTLVPEVVKNVASAEIEGTNLRIDVPATAGVVKSKLDFYPLEGDAFKLNVLPQYVAEENGASSLYLTASDAFAQSPRETLTGILVADGGPAEGGWAVETTVPLEAGTVTPPERAAEPVVVELPSADAGSITTWTAIAFAFLGGLILNLMPCVFPVLSLKLLQLLEGAKKGEGLLGHGLAFTGGVLLTMGALSGVLMALRGAGMALGWGFQLQSPVVVALLILLFGAITLNLLGLFEFTLGSGVADAKVVRGAPKSGAANSFLTGVLAVIVASPCTAPFMGAALGYALTQPAIEAVGIFLALGAGMALPWLLLCVFPSWAKLLPKPGPWMETFRRVMAVPMALALVWLGWVLSKQIDYRGMLVLACGLGAAAVFFWLLGREQWGRGRNRPLMAAMGAIALIAVGVCGNDAFVKQSETIDVEAGWSAWSDEAVRAGLASGRPVFVDFTAAWCVTCQANKAAALHRDEVARKMDELNVVKLTADWTNRNEEISRVLGEFGRSGVPLYLLYSPSGKVTVLPELLTPSIVIDALEENAR; encoded by the coding sequence ATGTCCATTTCCACGAGCACCAAGCGCCTTGTTGCCGCCGCCCTTTGCTGTGCGGCGAGCTCCGCCCTTTGGGCCGCAAACGACTCGGGCTGGCTTTCGGCCATCGATCTCGGCAAAGCCCCCCAGCAACAGTCGGCCGCTCCCCAAGTGAGCGCGAAGCTCATCGCCGAAAACAAAGCCCTGACGCCTCAGGCCCTCAACCGACTGGCGGTGGTGCTCGAGCACCGCGACGGCTGGCACACCTACTGGCGGATGCCGGGCGACGCGGGCCTCCCGTCGCAGTTCCAATTCACGACGCCTTCGGGCTTCAAAGCTTCGGCGCCGCAATTCCCCCTGCCCGAACGGATCGTCACGGGTTCGCTCATGAGTTTCGGCTACGGAGCCGAAGCACTCTTTCCGTTCACGCTCGACATTCCGCGCCAGAACCGGTTCGGCAACAAGGTGACCGTTTCGGTCAAGATCGAATTCCTCGCCTGCAAGGACCTCTGCGTCCCAGGCGAAGCGACCGCCCAAATTACGCTGCCGCTTGCCGTCGCGGCGCAGCCGAGCGACGACGCGCCGCGCGTCGCTCAAGCGCTCACGCTCGTACCCGAAGTGGTGAAGAACGTCGCTTCGGCCGAAATCGAAGGCACGAACCTTCGCATCGACGTCCCCGCAACGGCGGGGGTCGTGAAGTCGAAGCTCGACTTCTATCCGCTCGAAGGCGACGCTTTCAAACTCAACGTCCTTCCGCAGTACGTCGCGGAAGAAAACGGCGCCTCGTCCCTCTACCTCACGGCAAGCGACGCCTTCGCGCAGTCGCCTCGCGAAACCCTGACGGGCATTCTCGTTGCGGACGGCGGGCCCGCCGAAGGCGGCTGGGCTGTCGAAACGACGGTGCCCCTCGAAGCCGGGACCGTGACGCCGCCCGAACGCGCGGCCGAGCCCGTCGTCGTCGAACTCCCGTCCGCAGACGCGGGGTCGATCACGACCTGGACGGCGATCGCCTTCGCGTTCCTCGGCGGCCTCATTCTGAACCTCATGCCCTGCGTCTTCCCGGTCCTCTCCCTGAAGCTTTTGCAGCTTCTGGAGGGTGCCAAGAAGGGCGAGGGTCTGCTCGGGCATGGCCTCGCCTTTACGGGCGGGGTGCTCCTGACGATGGGCGCGCTCTCGGGCGTTTTGATGGCGCTTCGCGGTGCGGGCATGGCGCTCGGCTGGGGGTTCCAGCTTCAGTCGCCCGTCGTCGTCGCACTCTTGATCCTTCTTTTCGGCGCCATCACGCTCAACCTCCTCGGGCTCTTCGAATTCACGCTCGGCTCGGGCGTTGCGGACGCGAAGGTCGTGCGCGGCGCGCCGAAGTCGGGGGCCGCAAACTCCTTCCTGACGGGGGTGCTCGCCGTCATCGTGGCGAGCCCCTGCACGGCGCCCTTCATGGGGGCGGCGCTCGGGTACGCCCTCACGCAACCCGCGATCGAAGCGGTCGGCATCTTCCTTGCGCTCGGCGCGGGGATGGCGCTCCCGTGGCTCTTGCTTTGCGTCTTCCCCTCCTGGGCGAAGCTTCTTCCGAAGCCCGGCCCCTGGATGGAAACCTTCCGACGCGTGATGGCCGTTCCGATGGCGCTTGCGCTCGTCTGGCTCGGCTGGGTTCTCTCGAAGCAGATCGACTACCGCGGCATGCTCGTTCTTGCCTGCGGTCTCGGCGCGGCCGCGGTCTTTTTCTGGCTCCTCGGGCGCGAACAGTGGGGGCGCGGTCGCAACCGTCCGCTCATGGCCGCCATGGGCGCGATCGCTCTGATTGCGGTCGGCGTCTGCGGCAACGACGCGTTTGTGAAGCAAAGCGAAACGATCGACGTCGAAGCCGGCTGGTCTGCCTGGAGCGACGAAGCCGTCCGCGCGGGTTTGGCCTCGGGTCGCCCCGTCTTCGTCGACTTCACCGCCGCCTGGTGCGTGACCTGTCAGGCGAACAAAGCGGCGGCGCTCCACCGCGACGAGGTCGCCCGCAAGATGGACGAACTCAACGTCGTGAAGCTCACCGCCGACTGGACGAACCGCAACGAAGAGATTTCGCGCGTGCTCGGCGAATTCGGCCGCAGCGGCGTGCCGCTCTATCTCCTCTACAGCCCCTCGGGGAAGGTGACGGTTCTGCCCGAACTGCTCACGCCCTCGATCGTGATCGACGCGCTCGAAGAGAACGCCCGCTGA
- the mraZ gene encoding division/cell wall cluster transcriptional repressor MraZ, translated as MYQGTSLLVLDAKGRLSVPARHREALCAESGGGVVVTRHPDGCLVIYPTPVWEEKCEALRRLPYSARALVRFVLGSAVEVNWDAAGRLLIPAELRTLAGLSREAALVGVGTHFELWDRAALLEREAQDLAAGLDAADFVF; from the coding sequence GTGTATCAGGGAACCTCGCTTCTCGTGCTCGACGCCAAAGGGCGTCTTTCGGTGCCCGCGCGGCATCGGGAGGCGTTGTGCGCCGAGTCGGGCGGCGGCGTGGTCGTCACCCGTCACCCCGACGGCTGTCTGGTGATTTATCCGACGCCCGTTTGGGAGGAAAAGTGCGAGGCGCTCCGGCGCCTGCCGTACTCGGCGAGGGCTTTGGTGCGCTTTGTGTTGGGGAGTGCCGTCGAAGTGAATTGGGACGCCGCGGGGCGTCTTTTGATTCCGGCGGAGCTGAGAACGTTGGCGGGTTTGTCGCGCGAAGCGGCGCTTGTGGGCGTCGGGACGCACTTCGAACTCTGGGACCGCGCGGCGCTGCTTGAGCGCGAAGCTCAAGACCTGGCGGCGGGTCTGGACGCGGCGGACTTCGTTTTCTGA
- a CDS encoding peptidoglycan D,D-transpeptidase FtsI family protein, with translation MASALLRAIEDGIRRDRAARKAEPTHTSSPLIVIPIPRWRTYFTFFIIVTAFILLAVRAFWLQVVTSDFLQGQGEARYARTLSIAGTRGEILDRNGVVLASSQPVRSIWADPAFAKKATQEDLTKLAFVLGMTYDDVKYRIENSTSRNFVYLSRQRDIATAEAVRELGIPGIGISPEVLREYPDGPVMAHLVGFTGRDDRGQEGIELACDEQLSGYQGARRVIRDRIGRIVDDVWAKEAVPGKDVTLSIDSRVQFIAYEALGKAMEETEAKAGAVVVADVTTGEILALVNAPTYDPNDRSTMQFDRVRNRVLTDQFEPGSTMKPFAIAKALDMGIVKPLTTIQTAPGKLTIGDRTIGDTHDYGLLTVAEVVSKSSNIGTAKIALEIAPQTLWDMYSALGFGRAPDIGFPGATAGRLRPAKSWRPIEQATISYGHGVTVSLMQLVRAYTALARNGDVIDLTLFKRDPNAGPVQGEQVYKPETVRSIRAMMMNTVRRGGTASQVKVAGYSVAGKTGTANKVKNGRYTNDTVASFVGIVPAVQPRFIVAVMIDEPKRGSHFGGRAAAPVFNAVAAGTLRTLMVTPDDATLASGKFLSELQR, from the coding sequence ATGGCATCCGCTCTTTTGCGCGCGATCGAAGACGGGATCCGACGCGACCGCGCGGCCCGCAAGGCGGAGCCCACGCACACGTCGAGCCCCCTGATCGTCATACCGATCCCGCGCTGGCGCACGTACTTCACGTTCTTCATCATCGTGACGGCCTTCATTCTGCTGGCCGTCCGAGCGTTCTGGCTTCAGGTCGTGACGAGCGACTTTCTGCAGGGGCAGGGCGAAGCGCGTTACGCGCGCACGCTCTCCATCGCGGGAACGCGCGGCGAAATTCTCGACCGCAACGGCGTGGTGCTCGCATCGTCCCAGCCCGTGCGCAGCATCTGGGCGGACCCCGCGTTTGCCAAAAAGGCGACGCAGGAAGACCTGACGAAGCTCGCGTTCGTGCTCGGGATGACGTACGACGACGTGAAGTACCGAATCGAGAACAGCACCTCGCGCAACTTCGTCTACCTCTCGCGCCAGCGCGACATCGCGACGGCGGAAGCCGTGCGCGAGCTCGGCATTCCCGGGATCGGCATTTCGCCCGAAGTGCTCCGCGAGTATCCGGACGGTCCGGTGATGGCGCACCTCGTGGGCTTTACGGGGCGCGACGACCGCGGGCAGGAAGGGATCGAACTCGCCTGCGACGAACAACTCTCGGGCTACCAGGGCGCGCGCCGCGTCATTCGCGACCGCATCGGGCGCATCGTCGACGACGTGTGGGCCAAGGAAGCGGTGCCGGGCAAGGACGTCACGCTCTCGATCGATTCGCGCGTGCAGTTCATCGCCTACGAGGCGCTGGGCAAGGCCATGGAAGAGACGGAAGCCAAGGCGGGCGCCGTCGTCGTGGCGGACGTGACGACCGGGGAAATCCTCGCGCTCGTCAATGCCCCCACGTACGACCCGAACGACCGCTCGACGATGCAGTTCGATCGCGTGCGCAACCGCGTCCTCACGGACCAGTTCGAGCCGGGCTCGACCATGAAACCCTTTGCGATCGCCAAAGCGCTCGACATGGGGATCGTGAAGCCCCTCACCACCATTCAGACGGCTCCGGGGAAACTCACGATCGGCGACCGCACGATCGGCGACACGCACGACTACGGGTTGCTCACCGTAGCCGAAGTCGTTTCGAAGTCGTCCAACATCGGCACGGCGAAAATCGCGCTCGAAATCGCTCCGCAAACGCTCTGGGACATGTACTCGGCTCTCGGCTTCGGGCGCGCGCCCGACATCGGGTTCCCGGGCGCGACCGCGGGTCGCTTGCGCCCGGCGAAGTCGTGGCGTCCGATCGAACAGGCGACGATTTCCTACGGCCACGGCGTGACGGTCTCCCTCATGCAGCTCGTGCGCGCCTACACGGCGCTTGCGCGCAACGGCGACGTGATCGATCTGACGCTCTTCAAGCGCGATCCGAACGCGGGTCCCGTACAGGGCGAGCAGGTGTATAAGCCCGAAACCGTCCGATCGATCCGCGCCATGATGATGAACACCGTGCGTCGCGGTGGTACGGCGTCCCAGGTGAAAGTGGCGGGCTACTCGGTGGCCGGCAAAACCGGGACCGCCAACAAGGTGAAAAACGGCCGCTACACGAACGACACCGTGGCGAGCTTCGTCGGGATCGTTCCGGCGGTGCAGCCCCGCTTCATCGTGGCCGTCATGATCGACGAACCCAAACGCGGCAGCCATTTCGGCGGCCGCGCCGCGGCGCCCGTATTCAACGCGGTGGCCGCAGGCACCCTGCGCACGCTCATGGTGACGCCCGACGACGCGACGCTCGCGTCGGGGAAGTTCCTCTCCGAGCTGCAGCGGTGA
- the hemL gene encoding glutamate-1-semialdehyde 2,1-aminomutase, giving the protein MDHNQELFDRAQKVIPGGVNSPVRAFRSVGGAPRFIERAKGPYMWDAEGKSYIDYVCSWGPMILGHNNDDVVAAVKEAVERGISFGAATEAEIVIAEEIRKLVPAMEEVRLVSSGTEAGMSAIRLARGYTGRDKIVKFEGCYHGHSDSLLVKAGSGLLTFGNPSSSGVPASVTEHTLVLEYNNPQQLEEAFARYGDEIACVIVEAVAGNMNLVRATPEFIRTMRELCTKHGALLIVDEVMTGFRVALGGAQSLYGVTPDITMLGKVIGGGMPVAAFGARADIMQKVAPCGPVYQAGTLSGNPVAVACGMATLKQIQRPGFYDELSAQTSKLTAGLTEAAREAGVPFCADSVGGMFGIYFLDEKPRGFADVMKADQARFGRWFHEMLELGCYFAPSTFEAGFVSITHTDDVIAKTVEAAREAFAKVA; this is encoded by the coding sequence ATGGATCACAATCAGGAACTCTTCGACCGCGCGCAGAAGGTCATCCCCGGCGGCGTCAACTCGCCCGTGCGAGCCTTCCGTTCCGTGGGCGGCGCCCCGCGCTTCATTGAACGCGCCAAGGGCCCCTACATGTGGGACGCCGAAGGCAAGTCCTACATCGACTACGTCTGCTCCTGGGGTCCGATGATCCTCGGCCACAACAACGACGACGTCGTCGCCGCCGTCAAGGAAGCCGTCGAACGCGGCATCTCCTTCGGTGCGGCCACGGAAGCCGAAATCGTCATCGCCGAAGAAATCCGCAAGCTCGTGCCCGCCATGGAAGAAGTTCGCCTCGTGAGCTCCGGCACCGAAGCGGGCATGTCCGCCATTCGTCTCGCCCGCGGCTACACGGGTCGCGACAAGATCGTGAAGTTCGAAGGGTGCTACCACGGCCACTCCGACTCCCTCCTCGTGAAGGCGGGTTCGGGCCTTCTCACCTTCGGCAATCCCTCCTCCTCGGGCGTTCCCGCTTCCGTCACGGAACACACGCTCGTGCTCGAATACAACAACCCGCAGCAGCTCGAAGAAGCCTTCGCGCGTTACGGCGACGAAATCGCCTGCGTGATCGTCGAAGCCGTGGCGGGCAACATGAATCTCGTGCGCGCCACGCCCGAATTCATCCGCACGATGCGCGAACTCTGCACGAAGCACGGGGCGCTTCTCATCGTCGACGAAGTGATGACGGGCTTCCGCGTTGCCCTGGGCGGCGCTCAGTCGCTCTACGGCGTCACCCCCGACATCACGATGCTCGGCAAGGTGATCGGCGGCGGCATGCCCGTGGCGGCCTTCGGCGCTCGCGCCGACATCATGCAGAAGGTCGCCCCGTGCGGCCCCGTCTATCAGGCGGGCACGCTCTCGGGCAACCCCGTCGCCGTCGCCTGCGGCATGGCCACGCTCAAGCAGATCCAGCGTCCGGGCTTCTACGACGAACTCTCCGCTCAGACGAGCAAGCTCACGGCCGGCCTCACCGAAGCCGCGCGCGAAGCGGGCGTTCCCTTCTGCGCCGACAGCGTGGGCGGCATGTTCGGGATCTACTTCCTCGACGAAAAGCCCCGCGGCTTTGCCGACGTCATGAAGGCCGACCAGGCCCGCTTCGGTCGTTGGTTCCATGAAATGCTCGAACTCGGCTGCTACTTCGCTCCCTCGACCTTCGAGGCGGGCTTCGTCTCGATCACGCACACCGATGACGTGATCGCAAAGACCGTCGAGGCCGCGCGCGAAGCGTTCGCCAAGGTGGCCTAA
- a CDS encoding outer membrane beta-barrel protein: MTPFKIVRAAAAVGAALASLSAQAGFFSNALEAVADTTPAGLVRPSSERPGDWKSFWADSKEGADFIMKNGNDLLVAPVYTNHPRWAWEQRDEENGWPFGMGLARQVIDERGNERMFFVTAFVDSNYQVEPMVGYSWVARYPIGNTGLHWGAGYLAGFTMRADYMWLPCPLPLPVAKIGSDTVSFYGTFIPFTNVFFFYSSITVDNAKRRDDPLPATSPFAKHANLLYGGYGWSYADNGEEYSPNTIKNDAVWNVGLRRYSGRHWQTDLKYRKNSYDFKTVSGRTRSMDLETYSLTVAYNLDVTKTFRLFAGAGVGYSRLEAPNISDTSIHPTTTLGFTWAFTDRIYLTGSMDTNISRFGDGLDAERDVRPTLRPMPTDFTLGLGIAF; encoded by the coding sequence ATGACCCCCTTCAAGATTGTTCGGGCGGCCGCGGCCGTCGGTGCGGCGTTGGCGTCGCTTTCGGCCCAAGCGGGCTTTTTCTCCAATGCACTCGAGGCCGTTGCGGACACGACCCCGGCCGGCCTCGTGCGTCCCTCCTCGGAACGCCCGGGCGACTGGAAGAGCTTCTGGGCCGACTCGAAGGAAGGGGCCGACTTCATCATGAAGAACGGCAACGACCTCCTCGTCGCTCCGGTCTACACGAACCATCCCCGCTGGGCCTGGGAGCAGCGCGACGAAGAAAACGGCTGGCCCTTCGGCATGGGGCTCGCCCGCCAGGTGATCGACGAGCGCGGCAACGAACGCATGTTCTTCGTGACGGCCTTCGTCGACTCCAACTACCAGGTCGAACCGATGGTGGGTTACTCGTGGGTGGCGCGCTACCCGATCGGCAACACCGGTCTGCACTGGGGTGCGGGCTACCTCGCGGGCTTCACGATGCGCGCGGACTACATGTGGCTGCCCTGCCCGCTGCCCCTCCCCGTCGCCAAGATCGGCTCGGATACGGTGAGCTTTTACGGCACCTTCATCCCCTTTACGAACGTTTTCTTCTTCTACTCGAGCATCACGGTCGACAATGCGAAGCGCCGCGACGATCCGTTGCCCGCGACGAGCCCCTTCGCCAAGCACGCGAACCTCCTCTACGGCGGCTACGGCTGGAGCTACGCCGACAACGGCGAAGAGTATTCGCCCAACACGATCAAGAACGATGCCGTCTGGAACGTCGGTCTGCGTCGCTACTCGGGCCGCCACTGGCAGACCGACCTCAAGTACCGGAAGAACTCCTACGACTTCAAGACGGTTTCGGGTCGCACCCGCTCGATGGATCTGGAAACCTACAGCCTCACCGTCGCCTACAACCTCGACGTGACGAAGACCTTCCGACTCTTCGCGGGTGCGGGCGTGGGCTACTCGCGCCTCGAAGCGCCGAATATTTCCGACACGAGCATTCACCCGACGACGACCCTCGGCTTTACCTGGGCGTTCACGGACCGCATCTACCTGACGGGCAGCATGGATACGAACATTTCGCGCTTCGGGGACGGCCTCGACGCCGAACGCGACGTGCGTCCGACGCTGCGCCCGATGCCGACCGACTTCACGCTCGGTCTCGGCATCGCGTTCTAA
- the rsmH gene encoding 16S rRNA (cytosine(1402)-N(4))-methyltransferase RsmH: protein MAEPFVHLSVLGEESPEALVIRPDGLYVDGTFGRGGHSRRILAKLAPEGRLIAFDRDPEAVRAAAEIDDARFRIVHAPFSTMAEELARLGVAAGEVDGVFLDIGVSSPQIDDASRGFSFRFEGPLDMRMDTTTGVTAAEWLNTTDEKTIRRVIDLYGEERFAGPIARAIVARRAEKPFATTGDLADLVASVVPRNKKDMGQHPATRTFQAIRIEVNRELEELRTALNAAGRLLAPAGRLAVISFHSLEDRIVKRFFDRAAHPERDLDPRLPIPVSKLPKPAFVDVERIRPSEAECAANPRARSAILRAGTRTAEPWTNIEV, encoded by the coding sequence ATGGCCGAGCCTTTCGTTCATCTTTCCGTTCTCGGCGAGGAGTCGCCCGAGGCGCTCGTCATCCGTCCCGACGGCCTGTACGTCGACGGCACGTTCGGCCGAGGCGGCCACAGCCGCCGCATTCTCGCCAAGCTCGCTCCCGAAGGACGGTTGATCGCGTTCGACCGCGATCCGGAAGCCGTGCGCGCCGCGGCCGAGATCGACGATGCGCGTTTCCGCATCGTGCACGCGCCTTTTTCGACGATGGCCGAAGAGCTCGCGCGCTTGGGCGTTGCCGCGGGCGAAGTGGACGGGGTCTTTCTCGACATCGGCGTTTCCTCTCCGCAGATCGACGACGCTTCGCGCGGGTTTTCCTTCCGCTTCGAGGGGCCGCTCGACATGCGCATGGATACGACGACGGGCGTGACGGCCGCGGAGTGGCTCAATACGACCGATGAAAAAACCATCCGACGCGTGATCGACCTCTACGGCGAAGAGCGCTTCGCCGGGCCCATTGCGCGCGCGATCGTCGCGCGCCGCGCGGAAAAGCCCTTTGCGACGACGGGGGACCTTGCGGATCTCGTCGCCTCGGTCGTGCCGCGCAACAAAAAGGACATGGGCCAGCACCCCGCGACGCGCACCTTCCAGGCGATTCGCATCGAGGTGAACCGCGAGCTCGAAGAACTCCGCACCGCTTTGAACGCCGCGGGGCGCCTCCTCGCGCCCGCGGGGCGCCTGGCCGTCATCAGTTTCCATTCGCTCGAAGACCGCATCGTGAAGCGCTTCTTCGATCGCGCCGCGCATCCCGAGCGCGACCTCGATCCGCGTCTGCCGATTCCCGTCTCCAAGCTTCCGAAGCCCGCTTTCGTCGACGTCGAACGCATCCGACCGAGCGAAGCCGAGTGCGCCGCGAACCCGCGGGCGCGCTCCGCCATCTTGCGTGCGGGCACGCGCACGGCCGAACCCTGGACGAACATCGAGGTGTAA
- a CDS encoding UDP-N-acetylmuramoyl-L-alanyl-D-glutamate--2,6-diaminopimelate ligase has translation MERTTAEILAWLKGLAHDGARLRLDSRRVEPGDIFVAVPGARVDGRTYIRVAMARGAAGVLLEERPEENSGSLPAAPERHPIASLATENLTARLGEIAAAFYGDPTARMTGFAVTGTNGKTTTTHWIAELMTRAGRPGAVVGTIGCRLGGMRFEVPGLTTPDAVSFQGVAADLVAAGAEAFAVEASSIGLVQGRLSGTKVDVAVFTNLTRDHLDYHGTMDAYAEAKARLFAWPGLKVAVVNADDPEGVRMAKAAIASGADLWTTSLEGRTIEGARHRVEARDVRPFASGMRFSLVLDGTTHPVEARIAGDFNVSNLLEAAAAVLAAGIPLEAVLPHLEGLLPPAGRMQMIERAGTPLAVVDYSHTPDALEKALESLRPIAGHRGGRLWAVFGCGGDRDPGKRPMMGAAAVRLADRVLVTSDNPRSEDPEAIARDVLAGAPGAECAIDRREAIHRAMLEAAPEDVVLVAGKGHEDYQETAGVRHHFSDVEVVNEALNERRTIEFAKADRAHD, from the coding sequence ATGGAACGAACAACCGCTGAAATTCTCGCGTGGCTCAAGGGCCTCGCTCACGACGGGGCGCGCCTGCGTCTCGACAGCCGCCGGGTGGAGCCCGGCGACATTTTCGTCGCCGTCCCCGGGGCGCGCGTCGACGGGCGCACCTACATTCGCGTGGCGATGGCCCGCGGTGCGGCGGGCGTTCTCCTGGAGGAGCGTCCCGAGGAAAATTCGGGAAGCCTCCCCGCGGCGCCCGAACGGCACCCGATCGCGTCGCTTGCGACCGAAAACCTCACGGCGCGCTTGGGCGAAATCGCCGCGGCCTTTTACGGCGACCCGACCGCCCGCATGACGGGCTTTGCCGTCACGGGTACGAACGGGAAGACGACGACCACGCACTGGATTGCCGAATTGATGACGCGCGCGGGACGCCCGGGCGCCGTCGTCGGCACGATCGGCTGCCGCTTGGGGGGCATGCGCTTTGAGGTGCCCGGACTCACGACGCCCGATGCGGTGTCCTTTCAGGGGGTTGCCGCCGACCTCGTCGCCGCGGGGGCCGAAGCCTTCGCGGTCGAGGCAAGCTCGATCGGCCTCGTACAGGGGCGCCTTTCGGGGACGAAGGTCGACGTTGCCGTCTTTACGAATCTCACGCGCGACCACCTCGACTACCACGGCACGATGGACGCGTATGCCGAAGCAAAGGCACGTCTTTTCGCGTGGCCGGGCCTCAAGGTTGCGGTAGTGAACGCCGACGACCCCGAAGGGGTGCGCATGGCGAAGGCGGCGATCGCCTCGGGGGCCGATCTCTGGACGACGAGCCTCGAAGGACGCACGATCGAAGGGGCCCGCCACCGCGTCGAAGCGCGCGACGTGCGACCGTTCGCCTCGGGGATGCGTTTTTCGCTGGTGCTCGACGGTACGACGCACCCCGTCGAAGCGCGCATCGCGGGCGACTTCAACGTCTCGAACCTGCTTGAAGCCGCGGCCGCAGTGCTCGCGGCGGGCATTCCCCTCGAAGCGGTGCTGCCGCACCTGGAGGGTCTTCTGCCCCCTGCGGGTCGCATGCAGATGATCGAGCGGGCGGGCACGCCCCTGGCGGTCGTCGACTACAGCCACACGCCCGACGCCTTGGAAAAGGCGCTCGAAAGCCTGCGCCCGATCGCCGGGCACCGCGGCGGCCGCCTCTGGGCGGTCTTCGGTTGCGGTGGTGACCGCGACCCGGGCAAGCGCCCGATGATGGGTGCGGCGGCCGTGCGTTTGGCCGACCGTGTGCTCGTCACGAGCGACAACCCGCGTTCGGAAGACCCCGAAGCCATCGCCCGCGACGTGCTCGCGGGGGCGCCCGGGGCCGAGTGCGCGATCGATCGTCGCGAAGCCATTCATCGCGCGATGCTCGAAGCGGCTCCCGAGGACGTCGTCCTCGTTGCGGGCAAAGGGCACGAAGACTATCAGGAGACGGCGGGTGTTCGTCACCACTTCAGCGACGTCGAAGTCGTGAACGAAGCGCTCAACGAGCGCCGCACGATCGAATTCGCGAAGGCCGACCGCGCGCACGACTAA